The window AAGACTGGAAATTTGGAAAGAGAGGAAGAAACCCATATTTGATTTTGGCAGAAAATGGGGAATTTCAATATATGATTCACATAGAAAAGGGGGAAAGTTTAATAAATGCGGCAGCTCAGTCTCTTCAGTCTCAGCTCCCTTTTGTAGTGACATTTGTCTTCGTTTTGCAAAAAAAAACTCTTTGAGCATGTGTATTTTTTAGAGAAAGAGGGTTTTAGGATGAAATGCAAAGGGGGAGTAGGGAGGAAGAAAAGTGCAAGCCCTTCAATGGAGGTTGTTGTGGGTTCAATTCAGGACGCCATGGATAGTGGTGAAGTTCATGGAGGCAACTCGGATTACGCTAATGCGAACATTAACAATAATCCCATTAATGGCTCCGAGCCTTCAAATTCCCATTTGACAGAGACCCATCAAGATCAAAACCTAGAAGAGCCTGATGATGATGATGGCGAAGGGgacgaagaagatgaacaagATGGAGATGAGGCTGCTTTTGCTTCTCAGAGAACTAATCTCGATGATGGGTTTTATGAAATTGAAGCCATTCGTCGAAAAAGGGTTCGGAAGGTATTCAATTTTACTTCTACTTTGTTTtctagtttttttatttatagttTAGCTTTTTTCCATTTGGAATGTGAGAATGATCGGTTTATGAAAGTCTGTACATTTACTGATTTTGGGGATTTCTTATTGTGCTGCTTTGCTATGGGAATGATTGATTGGGAAAACAGGGCCAGCTTCAGTACTTGATCAAATGGTAATTGTCTCATCTCAACTCTGTTGTTCGTTTACCTTGGTTTCTTTGAGCTTGAATGTGATAACTCAGATTACTAACCAAACCAAGCTTTCCTGAAGGCGTGGCTGGCCGGAGGCGGCTAATACTTGGGAGCCCTTGGAGAATCTCCATACATGTTCCGATTTCATCGAGGCGTTCGAACAGAGGTATTCTCTTTTATTTACTTCAGCGTTATTTTGTTGGTAGCTGGAGGAAGCGTTATTTGGCATGCTATGGTGATGAGTCTATGCTACAATGCTGTTGAACTTTGATTTCCTTTGTGAAGTTTAATGACGGGAAAACAGCGGAAACGGAAGCGAAAACATGGGGTTGTTCATACTCAAACCAAGAAAAGGCAGCACCAGCAGCGAGGCAGTTTTTCAGCTTACAATGTCACAGATGTTGAAATCAGTGTTGTTGATCAACGTCTGCCCTCTGCTCCTTTGAACTTGTCTAGCTTGACTAATCCTTATGCTCATTCACAATCACTAGTTTATAATCACGAAGGAGAAAAGAATGGAGATGTGACTGCTATTGAAAGAGGCAAGCAAACCGATATTGATAATATGGGCAGGAATGCTACTCAACGATCTGAATGGAAGAAAGATGAACATGAGTATGACCCCAAACTCAGTGAGCTTAAGGCAACAGTATTAACAAACATAGCCGTTACCGATAAGCATGTAATCAATGTTCAAGATGCCAGGACAACAGAGAACAATGGCTCTGCAGCTGGTCTTTCTAAAGGTGCCTTTGTGGAACCAGTTACTGATAATCGGTGCACCGGGGCTAGGAGAAGGAAGTCTGGTTCAGTTAGAAGGTTTAGACATGATTCAACTTTATCTGAACTGCCTAGGTCTCAAAGTGCAGAATTGACATTAGCTGTTGTAGAATCTGGTGTCAGAGTGGAACCAATAGGGGTTGAGAATTCTGGATATCATGGAGAAAGTTTAAGTCGTAATAACAAGACAGATGACGCCAGAAACGAAACGAGTATCATCAAGATTATTAAACCGTTAGGGTATTCAGCTTCTGTGTCAAACAACATGCAGGATGTGTTGGTAACTTTTGTGGCCATGAGGTATTACAGCTTTGTCTTTCCTCTTCATTTATGGTAAATGAACTTCTCCCCATTTTTCCTGAGTGTGGATGCaaagtttataaatttttaatttcaacCCTATTCTATGAGCCATGAGGTGGTAGGATGAATACAAAACTTCAGTTTCCATTTCATGCATTGCCAAATATGTATAACCTcatttagagagagagagagagagaaaatcaAATTGAGACATTTTTGAGTTCTTTTAAAAGTAAAGGATAGGGGCATAAGCAGGTCATTTTTGGCCAAATCTAGCATATCGGTTTGAGAAAATTTCAAGACCAATACTGAAACTGATACTAAAAAAATGGAACCAAGGCCATCTTAGCTTTGTTTTTTCACCTTTTAATCCATGTAGTTTATAATAGATATCCTCTATTAAGAACACAATTTATTAACTCTGAGGATGTGATCTAGAATACTTCTTTGCCTGCATGTGAATTTCTAAAAGAGATTTGTTTCTGCTTTTGTATATCTTGGAaaaaattttagttattatatgGTTTAAGAAGTAAATGAGATTATTGATTCCAGCCACCTAACTAGGGTATTAAAGTCACCAACTATTAGTTTCTTCTGAATCATTAGTTTTGAGGTTTTTCTTGCATGTTATGTATTTCAATTTTGGACATGTTTTTTCATGTACCTCTTAACcagaaaatatattttcttgTGTCTTGTTTCcagaaaatatattttcttttgtcttGTTTCCTTTCTGTGGTGTGTGTGGATTATTTGATTGGAAATTTAGTGTCTTTTTATTTAACATGAGTAAATTCGAAATTGGACATTTTTCACATtgctagagattttttttttttttttttttttttttttgaggggGAGGGAGGAGTTAAGTACTCAAGCATGAGATGGCAATGGCACACCTTGGTTAATCTCATAGGCCATACTACCAGTGTTAGGAAACACTAAACTAACATTCTAAGGAGATGATCACTACCATTTGAACGCATGGggttatttcttatttatttgaTACAATTTTCAGCCGTTTGACTCCTTGTTGATTAATCCTTTGGAATTATTTCTTGTCCTAACAAATGTTTAAACATTTTGTGCATAGTGTTTGTCTTGCATAGATGTTCAATTAGCCAAATGTATAATATGTATTAGGTTCTAAAAGATTCTaggttaataacaaatttagtCCTTTAACGTTGGAGTTGGTCTCTTTAAAATCTGAACTAGGTGttcattaaaaaaagaaagtagaCACAAAATGCAAAGTTCAGGTGTGAACTTGTAATTTAACCAAAGTTCTATCTAAAGAACATTCATCTTCTAAAACACCTGGTCAAAATATTTCCAGCAGTCTTTAGAAAACCTATATACAGTATCAAGCTCTTTTCTAAATACTATATTTCCTGATTGAACCTTGTGTTTTTTcttgaaataaaataaacatttctaaaataatttttgaactaAATATTCATGCTACTGTATATTCCATACTCTGGTACACGAAAATTGTTGTGCATCATTTGTGTCGGAAAACTGATTTCTGATTACTGTGAAAACTAAAAACATGTAAGTATGACTCCTTTGAAATATATGCTCTCAAGCTTGTTATCGAGATAAACCAACCCGTCTTGGGAGCCCTGTGCTTCTGACGTTTATGGATGAAAACAAAATCTCGTGTCTGTCTCTTCCATTACtaaatgacaaatttttttgtttcgattTTTTAGGTCTGATGGGACAGAAGTGGTGGTTGACAACAAATTTCTCAAGGCTATCAATCCCCTATTGGTAATTGGTTTTGTTCTTCACTGTATTATGCTTTTGAACTGCCTTTAACAATGCCTAATTGTTTTTCCTTCGATTCTAACTGTTGTGTTAACTAAAATCAGTTGATCAACTTCTATGAGCAACATCTACGCTATACTACCAGATCATAAATTTCAGATCTATGAACGGTACGACTTATCAGGATCCctattttgttaattatttaCACTTTAGATGCATTTGTACTGCCTCTTGGTGCTCAAGATCGATTAGTAAGGAGATGGTTAAGCAAGATCTGCAAATATTTAGCCATAACAGTATCCTTTCATCTACGGTCAGGCTGTGCAGAACAGAGATTAGAAGTAAGAGGATTATAATGatgaaattaatgttttttaagTAACTGTCTTGTTCTAGGTTTTGTACATATTACCTTTCTGTGTCAATCTACTTGCAATCAATGCACTTGTTTAGCAATGGATAGAACTGATTATAACCTTTGGAAGGGTCCTTAGGGAATCAATGCTATAGTTATGTTGATtgcatatatataataatttttcttctgAAGTTCGAGAAAGATGCGATCCTATGTTTTCTCAAGGGTTTTCCATTCATTTTGGTGCATTCAAGGACATCATGTCAAAGTTACCCATAAAAGAGCAAATTTTTGTTAGAGATGGAGAATCAACACTATTTGTTGTTTACATAACTAGAAGGATCGATTGGTGCTCTTTGCTTGTGCTTGCAATGAAACTGTGCAGCCATGGTGAATGTTAGGTTCAATATGGCATTTTAGTCCTCAAATATTGTGTCCTGCTTAGCGGTTCCCTCTGTCTCGTGTTCCTCTCAACCCAGGCAACACTgcaatttgaaatgttcaaagcAACCGGTAGTCGCCATCCCTATTGAAATTTTTTGCATTGTCTCTCTCTTTTTCACTCTGGTTTTGGATTACTTTTCTGGTTTGGTTTTTATTCGAGTATTCATTGTGAGGCTAAAATATGTAGGCTAATGTAAGGCCAAGATGGTTGGTTTATTGGACAAAGCATATTTCTGTCTACGTGTGTTGGGCTTTGAGAGCTTGAATTTGGAAGATGAGAATAATTTTGTGAAACATATGATATGCTTGTTTTCAGAGTAAAGGGAATGAAGTTTTACAATTGGAGTGAAGGATTTACACACCATTATAGTTTTTGTAATGTTTACTTTGAGAtatatttgtttcatttttagtttttctcATCAACATCTAAAATTAATTCACAAGCTTTATCATTGAACTTTAGATTGGTTTCTATTTGGTAACTGACCACAAAAATTGTTTAATAAGTTTTCGATTTTGCGTTTAATTGTTTAGTCCCTCAAGTGGGCCCTTTCTCTTTTGTTCAAGTCTTTAACTTTATTCCTTATGCTCTTATTCAAAAGGCTATTGATTCTATTTCTTTTGCACCTCCATTTTTTTGTAGAGAATGTTGCGATTAAGTTTtatctcttaaaaaaaaatcatttaggctttcgattgtgtacaaaagatttcaaaaaattatttttggtCTGATGGGtcttttatgtttcttttttttttttttctttttccctttcttttctttttctttgaggTTTAGAGGTCTAATATgtcattttcataaattttcaCAGAAAAAATCATgttaaataaatttcaaaatttttgaaTATGTTAGTGAGTTGTTAAAAGTGAAATATAGAAGCTTGTAATTTGGAACCACAAAGACGCTTTTAGAaatttaggattaaacaaagtTAATATGTGTTGAGAGATTATGAAATGATCGAGTATTATTACTTTTTATGTTCAAAGGTACCCTTACAACTTGTTTTAAAAGAAGTCAATATGACGAAGATCGATTGgcattttattaaaaaataaaaaaattaataaaaattgatGTAGCATTTGGGTCAAGTTCGATTTCTCCAACCCTTTAATTACGATAccttttgaaaagaaaaaactaggCTAAAACTACGCttaaatttacatttttaatcACATTTTTCACAATATTAAGAAGAAGCATAATCTTCATCCAAAGTATATGACTACCAAAGATTCCATGTCATTTTACTTAAATCATTCCAATCATAATTGGAGAGAGATTAAAACTTgatcatttaaaattttaaagaagtAAAACAATTGAAGGAATAAATTCTAAGGGGGTTGCTGTATCCATTTATTCCGCCTGGTTTAAATTTCCAATTGCCAAACATAGAAATCATGATAATGCTACAAAACAAAGCTACTTTAGGAACAACATTTTTCTGGTATATAGTACACAATAACCTTAATAAGAACAACTTCTCAATATATCAACAGATGGATGCAGCCAATTACTTGTAATCACCAACTGATGTAAAAACTTGGAATGGATCAAACATTTTCTGGAGAACTCAACTGTTAACTTATCATAATACAAATAACCAGTTGAAGAGATACAACAgctcaagaaacaaaaaatgaaaaaacacaATTCCGACAGATTAGCTAAAGCTAGTTCTTAGGAATGTTCTTTCCTACTATCTTTGCAGGAGCTATACGAAGAAGGTTTCCTGGTTTACCTGGGACGGCTCCTTTGATCATCACAACATTAAGGTCTTCATCGATCTTTACAATCTTGAGTTTTCTGATCTTTCTCTTGGTTCCTCCCATCCTTCCAGGCATCTTCTTTCCCTTGTAAACACGCCCCGGTGTAGTTCCTGCACCAATCGATCCAAGTGCCCTGTGACTCTTTGAACCGTGGCTCATTGGACCTCTTTTGAAGTTGTGCCTCTTGATTCCACCTAGAGAAGAATTATAGAGAGAATGATACAAGAAACCAGTTAGAGAGCAGCGATGAAAGGAGATGGAGAAGacgtaaaatggttaaaatctAGGTTAAGTTATAAAGAATATCTAAACTTCGccatttgtttaaaaaatactctTGCTATTTCAAGAGTTGCAATATTACTTTTGACTTTCTGTAAAGTTTTCAAAACTACCTTAGAAGTAGAAATGAATTGTGAATAAAAATTGAGACCCACGACAATGGAAATTTGGATCTGTCACACCATTAGGTCACTGCCACAATGTTCCATGTACAATTTTATCCAAAATTCTAAAGGATTTCTACTGTATGAGTACTTTTTAAACCTTCAGAAAGATCAAAGGTtatattgtaattttttaagGAATAAGAGTATTGGTGAAACAAACTTTCTAtgtattctttttcttctaagTTTATAATGATGTTGGGTCTTGTAAATCAAATCGTTATATAAGTTTGCACATGAGGGGTTTGAGAACATATTTAATGACAAAAACCTACCATAAAGTTTCAACTTAAGCTCTCATGTCTAATGGTGATCTAATAGAGCATCAGATGTAAGCACAATCTCATGGAGTCTAGCATGACAAGGGATGACGAAGAATGAGTTTTGGAATGAAAGCTTGTCAACCAATATACACGGGCACATCCTTATACCCACACAAAATTAGCAAATATTTGCACACATAAAACTATCATATCCTCACATTCAGCACTTGGGGAATGGAAATCTAAACAGCTTCTTTCATGGAAGACTGGTTCAGGCTTTGAATAGCATATCCCATTGTGCATTCAAACAACAAAGTTAACAATGAAAATTCATGTTTAATCCTTCCTGAGGAAGCCTAAGTTCAATTCTAACATAGTGCAGgcacagaaaaaaaaaaaaaaaaaaaaagaacaagactGTTTCTGGCTTTCAGGTTGTATGTCATTGGGAAAACAAACAGCAAAAATATCAATGAAATTTGATGTTTAATCCTTCATGTGCATGCCTAGATTCAACTCCAACATTATGCAGACACAGAACAAGAACCATAAGCTCCAAGGAAAACCCGAGGCAATTCCGTATCTATGAAATAAAAACAGATTTCAAACAGAATCGCAAAAAACTCAAAAACCTTGAAATCCCTTTCCAATTGTAGTGCCCGATACATCAACCAGGTCCCCCTCCTTGAAAAGTTCATTG is drawn from Cucumis melo cultivar AY chromosome 11, USDA_Cmelo_AY_1.0, whole genome shotgun sequence and contains these coding sequences:
- the LOC103499007 gene encoding chromo domain-containing protein LHP1-like isoform X2, with translation MKCKGGVGRKKSASPSMEVVVGSIQDAMDSGEVHGGNSDYANANINNNPINGSEPSNSHLTETHQDQNLEEPDDDDGEGDEEDEQDGDEAAFASQRTNLDDGFYEIEAIRRKRVRKGQLQYLIKWRGWPEAANTWEPLENLHTCSDFIEAFEQSLMTGKQRKRKRKHGVVHTQTKKRQHQQRGSFSAYNVTDVEISVVDQRLPSAPLNLSSLTNPYAHSQSLVYNHEGEKNGDVTAIERGKQTDIDNMGRNATQRSEWKKDEHEYDPKLSELKATVLTNIAVTDKHVINVQDARTTENNGSAAGLSKGAFVEPVTDNRCTGARRRKSGSVRRFRHDSTLSELPRSQSAELTLAVVESGVRVEPIGVENSGYHGESLSRNNKTDDARNETSIIKIIKPLGYSASVSNNMQDVLVTFVAMRSDGTEVVVDNKFLKAINPLLLINFYEQHLRYTTRS
- the LOC103499007 gene encoding chromo domain-containing protein LHP1-like isoform X1, whose product is MKCKGGVGRKKSASPSMEVVVGSIQDAMDSGEVHGGNSDYANANINNNPINGSEPSNSHLTETHQDQNLEEPDDDDGEGDEEDEQDGDEAAFASQRTNLDDGFYEIEAIRRKRVRKGQLQYLIKWRGWPEAANTWEPLENLHTCSDFIEAFEQSLMTGKQRKRKRKHGVVHTQTKKRQHQQRGSFSAYNVTDVEISVVDQRLPSAPLNLSSLTNPYAHSQSLVYNHEGEKNGDVTAIERGKQTDIDNMGRNATQRSEWKKDEHEYDPKLSELKATVLTNIAVTDKHVINVQDARTTENNGSAAGLSKGAFVEPVTDNRCTGARRRKSGSVRRFRHDSTLSELPRSQSAELTLAVVESGVRVEPIGVENSGYHGESLSRNNKTDDARNETSIIKIIKPLGYSASVSNNMQDVLVTFVAMRYYSFVFPLHLWSDGTEVVVDNKFLKAINPLLLINFYEQHLRYTTRS